A genomic segment from Papilio machaon chromosome 10, ilPapMach1.1, whole genome shotgun sequence encodes:
- the LOC106717991 gene encoding SUN domain-containing protein 5-like, which yields MFVNYAAGIDEATSVDKCRRRMGHLAGELSRTQRALRATLRLRRTLMLTSQSSVPEFSDKSVMQRGYVAGARASKSSDTREWGGRVALWGVLPLWRAAPPPDTVLSLRPPTPADCWPFSGSQGEVVIELARKARLSQLSVEHVRPDTARSAPKNFVLYSILDNTTRVESARGSYTYNRPAKQYFPLTAKIPVRRVAFTVLSNQGNERYTCLYRVHLYGTLETNQNN from the exons ATGTTTGTAAATTATGCAGCGGGCATAGATGAGGCGACATCTGTCGACAAATGTCGCCGCAGGATGGGCCACTTAGCAGGAGAATTGTCACGGACTCAACGAGCACTCAG AGCGACGTTGAGATTGCGGAGAACGTTAATGCTCACCTCGCAAAGTTCTGTACCAg AATTCAGCGACAAAAGCGTAATGCAAAGAGGCTATGTAGCCGGAGCGAGGGCTTCAAAAAGCAGCGACACTAGGGAGTGGGGGGGCCGGGTCGCGCTGTGGGGGGTGCTGCCGCTGTGGCGCGCCGCCCCCCCGCCAGACACCGTGCTCTCGCTGCGCCCGCCCACACCAGCTGACTGCTGGCCTTTCAG CGGATCACAAGGCGAAGTTGTTATCGAGTTAGCACGTAAAGCGAGACTGAGCCAGCTGAGTGTAGAGCACGTGCGTCCCGATACTGCCCGGAGCGCGCCCAAGAACTTCGTCCTATAT AGTATTCTTGACAATACCACACGAGTGGAGAGCGCGCGCGGTTCCTACACTTACAACAGGCCCGCCAAACAATACTTCCCGCTAACCGCTAAGATTCCAGTAAGACGCGTCGCATTCACAGTACTCTCCAACCAGGGCAATGAAAGGTATACTTGTTTATATCGAGTACATTTGTATGGTACTCTTGAaactaatcaaaataattaa